Within Triticum dicoccoides isolate Atlit2015 ecotype Zavitan chromosome 1B, WEW_v2.0, whole genome shotgun sequence, the genomic segment CGTACCATGTTTACAAGGCCGCTGCCTCGAGCGTCATGCAAAAATTAAAACGATGCGCTGCAtgcaagggagagagagggagtaaTCATGtgctgcatgcatgcaagggagaGCCAGCGAGTAATCAAGGGAGAGAGAAAGTACTACTTCTGGGCTGCATGCACGCGTGTGAGAGAAAACCAAAGCTCTCTGATGCATGCAGTAACTGTAGGCGAAGCTCATTGGTCTCTCGCTCTGCTTGAATATTTTTGCGCAGTTACAGCACATCACGTCTTGGTCCATGCGATTCGGTCGGGGGACTTAAAAACCCGGACGAAGGTAGTAGTTGAGGTCTAGACTCCCTTTATACCTATATATATATACGTGCATACGCACCCGATGAATATATTATAAGTTGCACCAATCCTCTACAAACCATACTTAAACAACACCAAGAAGAACAAACAAGTCCGTCTAGTGTTCTCAATCCGTTGGTTAGGGGGCTGGACGGATTATAGAGAAACTAAACCGAGGGTAGAACCGTCATTACACCTATCAATGTCGGCTTACAATAACGAGCCGTCGTAATCGTGTGGGTTCGGCTCGGGCCATATAAAACACAGGCCCCTCCCCAGGTTCGCCACACcacgctatcctctgctctgctgctgCTACAGTTGTTTCTCCCGCGACAAGCTCGTTTTCTCCTTCGAAATCGCAATCATGGAGCTAGCCGCTTCAGCTTCGGTGTCCGTCTGCTCGGCGTATCACCACCTCTCAACGCCGGCTGAGGCCAACGACGACAGCGCGCGGTCCCAACCGCAGCTGCAGCGCCGGAGGAAACATGCCGCCTACAGTGGCATCGGCGGGCTCCGGTCCCGGTGCCATGCTGTTCTGAAGCAGCAGAGGACGAGGCTGTACATCCTCCGGCGGTGTGTCTCGATGCTGCTGTGCTGGAACGAGCACGACATGTCCGACTGAGCTCACACGAAGGCCCGGTGGTTTTTGTACGGGCTGGGTCAGGGCCGGGCCTGTATAGACCGGCTCGGTCTGTAGGAAGAATGGTAGAGTGTTTGGTGTATCATATTCCATACTTGTTTATTAACAATTGTCATGACATGAGTTTTTTTTTATCTGATGATGTGTAAGTGAATGAGAAATGTGATGACGTGCGATGGAATTGGTTGCTTACTAGTACAATTTCTGGTCTTGGATCACTGGTTATCTTTACCGTCAACCGTTAGGCCTCTTCTTTTGTTCGCATAAATTTTGCAGGATATGAATTTTGTAGGAAAATTCCTTTGAACCCTTTGGTTCGTGGGAATGGATTCCTAGGATAGGAAGCAATCATTCACATATCAAAAAAAATATATACTCCATCTGTATCTCAACTCTAGTATAACTTTGTACAAAAGTTAATACATTAGACACTTATTTTAAACGGAGGAAGCATTAGCCTAGACCCAATAAAAAAATTGGTATCACGTGACTCAATGACATTTTTTTTTCTTTATAGGAAGTGAGATGCATGTTATCACACTATTTTTCTACTCCCATGGTATTCCTATCATATGGACCAAATGAGGCATTTTTTCTGTTTCATCTCCCCCATTACCGCCCCTCCCCCGCACGCGAATTGCACGCTAAAAACTAAAAAAAAAACCTCGGTAAAAATTCTGGAAAAAATGCATGCTCTCGTGAGCCTTGGTCATCCTCTCCCTTTCCTGTGCTACTGCTCGAAGCGCCccagcgccaccgccgccaccccgtAGCGGGAGACGGTTCTGAAGGTGGAGAATCGGAATCGGACTCTGCATTCCTGACTGTCTTCCCTAACTTCTCCCCTAAATAAGGCGCCCAGGACTTGAACTTAAAACTCGGGTTTATAGCAATTTggcgagagagagaggaaggggggGTGGATCCCGTGGAGGCAAAGGAGCGATAGACGGAGCCACCAGACGAGGAAGCGTCTGTCGAGGCCAATCCAGCATCATCCGATTATGTGTGCTTTGGCTTTGTTCTCTTTGAGTTTTCTTTCCTGGTGGCAACAACCGAACGAGAGCACTGTATAGGCGGTGGTGGCAACTGTAGGCACTCTTTCCTCTCACTTCCGTCTCACATTGGGTCCTTCCCGTATATCCTTTCTCATATATCCGTGTCATTGAAGTAGAGTGTATCATGATGGGTAAGGACGCACATGGCTGCAAATTTATTAGAGGCACTACGAATAGGTAAGGACGAGTGCAGCAACGGTCGTTCATGGCTAACATACTACATACATGGGTGACGAGGTTGGGCTCGGCATAGGCATCGACGAGCATAGTGCCGATGCAAATGTTACATGACAAGGAGCAGGTCGATGTGTATGCAGGCATGGCGAGCAATGGCACCAGTTGGaggagaagatggaggaggaggtcGTGTGGATGCATCGGACATGTATGATGCATGGTTGTGTGCATATTCGGATGTGCTAGCTCAAGGCGGTTTTCTATTGTCCTTTTGGGCAGGTTGAAGATAGGATAAGAAATTATGTAGTCAGGGTAGTTAGATTGATAGTTAGGCATGTTGGTGCTAAGTTTTACCTCTCTTTATGGTCAAGAGCAGACAATGCTCAGTTGCACGCTAGATTGCAAATTGAACTAAATTAGAACCAATTTGAAATACATTTTTTTGTCTAGCTTTGGCCAAATCCTGGTCCGGTACGTCTTTGATTAATAGATATTAGAGTTACCTTCATGTTTCAACTTGTTTCATTGTCCCTTGCCTTAACTTTTTCATTCTCACTTGTGAACTAGTTCATATATCTAATGATAATACAGATAAGAGAAGGGATACATGTCAAGTTATACTTCTTCATCTTGTAGCGCATTAAAACAGAAGGGAAACTTGGGAGTTCTCCTGTGTGACTTTTCAGTTATAATTATAGTGCGTCGCTCCTTCACATGTTATTTAACTTTTTGTTATCCTTGTGTTTCAACTTTTACTTACTATTTTACGTGTTTTTGTGAAGGAAGCACTAGCTTCATTTGAGCATATGTATTTATTTGCTTGATGGaaataatttatttttatttttatgttaTGTTTTGTCCTCGGTTTGTGCATCTTTTCTAGTTTTACTTATGTTCTTTTATAGAAGACAAACATGAAGGAATAGCTAATATAGCAAATTTCATCTATGTTTGGCTGATATATAGTAGGCTGTAAAAACTGAGATGTATCTCAGACCCATCTTTTCTAGATTACATGTGTTGGGTTGCATGATAGTTGAAGCTTTGCTAGGTTAACAGAGATTTTTCTAGGGCTCAAAGTAATGATGAAAAGGCTTGCTATAGAAGAGTAATTGCAACAGAGAACATAATGGAATGGATGTTCATGAAAATCTTCCCCCAGATTCAAGTAATCAACAGGCTCCAAGGCAAGTGCTTGATCAGAACCAACGTCTCAAATAACATTTTGTTAACATGCGTCTAAACGTCTATCTGTGCATATCTTTACTATTTTATAAACAGAAAATATGGAGCGTAAAATTCCAGACAGACGGAATATATATAACCACAAGAGGAGAAGGGGGTAAGTCTGTCGGCCACTCAACAGAGGAGAAGGAAAGTGGAAGGGCTATCGAAAATGTTGAAGTGATAAGGTTGGTGTTGATGATGGTCATAACTTGTTGAATTATAAGATATTCCATTGCTACCTTTTGACAAAATATTATGAATTGATTTATGACGCACAAAAAACACGAGCAGTTCGGAGGGCTACTTCACATTACCACTAGCAATATGAAATGTTCTTCGCAAAGTGATAATGTGAAGCAGTTGTGCAATATGCACATTCTGCTCTTGAGCTTGCAATTACAAATACACTTGATGGCAATGCATCCGTGTGTAAAATTGAACAATGATGTGGTTAGTATAAACTAAGTTGATCTATGGCACAGGTATTTTGCTAGTACTTCAATAAGTTTGGACACTACGAACCAACCTACGGTTAGATGGTTAAGagaacagtggtatccccaacccacatcAGGATTCAAGTCCTAAACTTGACGTCGGTGCTcgtattattcctggatttatttcaggcttCCGGCGGTATTTCttcagtgggagaagacgttccCACCGGCAGCGAGACGCCTATGATGACTTCGTGAAAGATCAAGATGTTATGCTGGCTCAGCCTCttagaggtgctcatagggatagggtgtgcgtgcgCGTGTTCATAGGAATAGGGGCGAGTATATGCTCGTGTATGTGAACAACTTTGATTAGCGCATGCTTACAAACCATGGAGCCATTTGGTGTGGTGGTTGCTCATCGTAAACTGGTACCGAGTCGGAGACTGGATTATGCAATAGCGCAGAATCTCCTATTTGGCGCTTTAGGCGCTCGTTACAGACTATTTTCCCTGAAGCACATGTCCCTCCTGCGAGCTGGGCTGGTCCGTTTCGCTCTCCTATTTGGCGCTTTAGGCGCTCGTTACAGACTATTTTCCCTGAAGCACATGTCCCTCCTGCGAGCTGGGCTGGTCCGTTTCGTTTTTCTTTAACGAAAAAAACGAGCGCACCATGGAGAATCGAACCCAAGATCTCTCATACTCTAACCCAAGATCTCACATACTCTACGAACAGCACTGACCACCCAACCACAAAGCCTGAGCGAATAACTTCTCCCTTTCCTTCCTCTTATACTTTCTTttcctctttttattttcttttttccttttttctttttctttttccttttttccttttcttaaaTTTTGTGAAATTTTTCTGAAATCAATGAAATTTGTAATTTTTTTCcggaattgatgaactttttttcaaagtcgatgaacttttttcataatcgtcgaaattttaaaaaaattcaataaaCCTTGTtttaaattgatgaacattttctaaatttgtgaactttttccaaaattgatgaacttttttcataatcggtgaacttttttcaaatttgatgaactttttttcaagtttgatgaacttgaaaaaaatagatgaacttttttcaaatttgtgaactttttttgcaTGATCgcaaactttgttttgacatctgTGAACTATCAAACTTTTGCTTCAAATTTAAAAAAAACATGTTTTGTGCAATAAATAGCGTGTATACTATTGTTCTTATATGAGCGATGTACATAGTGACTAGCTTGTAGTAGCTCGAGCGGTAGCCTGGCGAGTACAGGTGTGCGACGGCATGGATGGGCTCGATTCTGCGTGCAAACACTTTTTGGGGAGTTGTTTTGCTCTGCGATGCGCGTTCATGGGCCGGCCCGGAAGACGCTGCTGCGAGCGCCCATTACGTTCTGCGGCGCTGAAGGCGCATGGGCCAGACCTAAATAGCGCTCAATCGCCCCGTCTGCCTGCAACTGTCCTTTTTTAACTGCTCGCTCCTCTTAGTGAACGACCAGAAGAAAAAATTTACTGGATTTTCCTTTGGAATAAAACCAGATACTAGTTCTTTTacgattttaaaaaagttcatcaactaaaaaAACATCGAGGACATACTTTTTCTATCATCAATTTCAAAAAATGCGTAAACTTTAAAACATATTTTAAAATATATATTCAAGAATTTTTAAAAACGTTGAGGAATTTTAAAAAGTAATCATGAAATTCGAAAGATTTTGTGTTTTCCAAAGCAAtattcataaaattctaaaatattttatGAATAATAAGGTTAATTTTTTAAATTGTTTTAGACATACTTTAGAATAATTAGATGAATTTAAAAATCTTAACTAACTTTTAATAATAAATATGAATTTTAAAATAGaaataagaaagaaaaaagaaaaggggggaactcaaaaagaagaagaagaaattagACAAAAACCGAGCCAAAATATTCAAAAAAGCTACGTCATTATTCAAAAACATTCTCTGGTCTGGTTTTACCCTGATTTTGCTTGGTTTTCGTTTACTTTTTTGTTTTCATTCTTCTCTTTTTATTTCTCAAAATTACGAACTTAGAACACTTAGGAATTTACTATATTTGTTGGACATCTTGTCCTTCAATCGTTCAATGTTGAATGGTCAAAGGGGCGGCGAGAGAGCAAATACACTACCTATGACCGCTGGCCATCTACGACTCGTGCCAGTGCCAGGGGGCTTTCGGGCGCCTTAAGTGGCACCGCTATGTCTCACTTATAGCGAGACCTAGCTGGCTCTCGCGTCAGGCGCCTGCCTCCATGGGCCGCCTCAGGCGCGCGGGTGGCCATGGCCTCTTCTTTTAGTTTAGTTTTTCTTATTTTCACTTCAGTTTAAACTTTCAAATAGTCTAAATAAATGCATTACAATAACACTTTACacaaaaaattataaaaatgttAACCAAACaaatgaaaaatgttaaatgtgtataaagttaatgtttctcatgtatacaaaaaatgtataatGTGTCTGAAAAAATTCATTATGTACTTCAACATGTTAATCGAGCATTTGTAAAATAAGTTACtcaagtttttgaaaaaaaactaatcttgtgtttgaaaaatattaatcaagcatttaaaaaatgttgatcatgcatttaaaaaatcgTATAAATAAAATGTTTCTCATGAATACACAAAATTTATAATGTGCTTGAAAAAGTTGAACATCTATATAGAAAATGTTAGTCAAGCATTTGAACAAATGTTAAACAACTAttcgaaaaatgttaatcaagcatatgaaaaatgttaaatgtgtatagaaatggTGTTGACCATGTAGTAAAAAACtagtaatcttgtatttgaaaaatgttaatatagcatttgaaaatgttaaaaatGTGTATAATTTATGTTCTACCACATATTGAAACATATATAACATGTATTGAAAAATATTCTTGAAGTCTAATAAAATGTAGAATGAAACCAAAAGATAAAAAGAAAAACTGGGAAAAAATTAAAGCCAAAAAAGAAACAAAGGAAAccaaaaacaaagaaaacaaacaAGAAAACCGAAGAAACAAGTGCAAAAGAATGAAAAACAGTGAAATccatgaaaaaaataagaaaaaaatgttgaaaaccaagaaaaaacaaaaaaaagaagaaaaatgagaACCAATAAAAACCAAATAAGCAAGTAGTACAAAAACGGAAATGAAAACCAAAGAAAACCAATGCAAAGGATTAAAAATAGTGAAACCCAAGAACAAAATAAGGGAAACCAAGGAAGTCAAAGGAAAcataaaaagaaaaatacaaaaatgagTGAAATAGagaaataaacaaagaaaaaataCAATGAAAGAAATGAAGAAAACTTGTGAAAGAACAAAAAACCCGAAGAAAAGCATGTAAAGAAAAAAAGtcaaaatgaaaaaacaaaaagaaaattaaaaaagggACAAAAAACACTACGTGGAACAACGAGCGAGCGtttttagggcatgtacaatggtgctattttAAGTGTGTCACATAGGATAAATGTTGAGGTGGGGAGAGAGAATTCATACAAAAAAGGCTGGTCTTCTCTTAtataagagatgatctcttagcacaatatatcttatcttatttttaggaataactagttatcTTAGATAAGACTAAGAGATAATCCATTGCAGACAAGTTTttattgtcatctctaaattacatgcaagacttaagacaaGACTATTTTATCAACCAATGTACATGCCCTTAGCACGATA encodes:
- the LOC119303841 gene encoding uncharacterized protein LOC119303841; protein product: MELAASASVSVCSAYHHLSTPAEANDDSARSQPQLQRRRKHAAYSGIGGLRSRCHAVLKQQRTRLYILRRCVSMLLCWNEHDMSD